AGCATCCAGCGCAGGCTCGGCTCCGAGAGCAGCAATGCATCCGCCAGGCCCGTCTCCACGGCCCTGCGGCCCGTAAGGGCGTCGGGGACACGCAGCAGGCGTCCGCCGGCCACGCCAAGGCGCGCCATGAGCGTGTCTTCGATGGAACCGGCCAAGACAGCGACGGCGATGTCCCAACGGCCCGCCATCTCCATGTAGGAGCGGAGGCCGCGGGGATTGCCCGCAGGCACCAGCATAGCCTGGCGCACGGCCATGGTGGGCCGGGAAAAAAGGACCTTTTCGGCGCGTTCGGGGGTGATGAAGAGGCCAGCGGCGATGACGTCGATGCGTCCCGCCCGCAGTTCGGGGATGAGGCCGCCCAGTTCCACCTGGTGCCACTCGATATGGGAGATGCCGAGGCGCTCGACCACGTGACGCGCGATCTCCGGAGCTTCCCCGGTGATCTCGCCGATGTCGCCAAGGACTGCGAACGGCGCTTCGACCGCATACCCGATGCGAACCACCCCCGTCTTCCGCAGCCGTCCGAGGGCGTCATCACCACCGGGCTGAAAGAAAAATATCGCCATGAGCGCCAGAACTCCCGCCACGCACAGGGCGATCAATCGCTGAACCCGTCCCACGCTCTCCTCATGACTTACGTTTTGAGCCGAAGTGTCAGGATCGTCAGCAGAATCCGGCAAGAACGCCGTATCCGCTCCGATCCAGGCCTTTGTTCACAAAACCTGTAACCCGTCCGGTGCGAAAAGAACAACCTCTATGCAGCGATTTTCCGGGTAAAAAATGTAACCGTCGCCCGTTACGTCAGGGACGGAATCCTGCGCTGCAGCATGTCCAGGAGTCCGGCCGGGTCCAGGGCCACGTCCAGGGCGTCGTGCATGGGCCTTTTCATGAACCCTTCACGCTCGGCCGTGACGAGCATGGCCCGCAGGGGTTCGAAAAAACCGTTCACGTTCAGCAGGCCGCACGGCTTGGCGTGAAAGCCGAGCT
This sequence is a window from Desulfomicrobium escambiense DSM 10707. Protein-coding genes within it:
- the ehuB gene encoding ectoine/hydroxyectoine ABC transporter substrate-binding protein EhuB, producing the protein MGRVQRLIALCVAGVLALMAIFFFQPGGDDALGRLRKTGVVRIGYAVEAPFAVLGDIGEITGEAPEIARHVVERLGISHIEWHQVELGGLIPELRAGRIDVIAAGLFITPERAEKVLFSRPTMAVRQAMLVPAGNPRGLRSYMEMAGRWDIAVAVLAGSIEDTLMARLGVAGGRLLRVPDALTGRRAVETGLADALLLSEPSLRWMLSRGEPARLEVAVDDELESGLPAFAFRLDEPKFRDVWDEALAAYLGSEEHLAMLASFGLSWTPPATQKTGG